A single Stigmatella aurantiaca DNA region contains:
- a CDS encoding peptidase M23: protein MNVKKVLYTASALLAGWAGVAVAASAKGPICEPNARVNSTTYYSCNGGSHTALDISNGTCGEWNHRGMLVGSFNYRYYGGCGAACYGSTCNGGAGNYYVVSGASGWEFRQLHIYANASSGTKTCDGCALGLVGGTGEATGPHVHADNRQYGTRKSAWYTSKGTTCGTTGNCTTVIGAPSL from the coding sequence ATGAACGTGAAGAAGGTGCTGTACACCGCCAGCGCACTGCTGGCCGGCTGGGCTGGAGTGGCCGTGGCGGCGAGCGCCAAGGGCCCCATCTGCGAGCCCAACGCCCGCGTGAACTCGACGACGTATTACAGCTGCAACGGCGGCAGCCACACGGCGCTCGACATCAGCAACGGCACGTGCGGTGAGTGGAACCACCGCGGCATGCTCGTGGGCAGCTTCAACTACCGGTACTACGGTGGCTGTGGCGCGGCCTGCTACGGCTCGACGTGTAACGGTGGCGCGGGCAACTACTACGTCGTCTCCGGTGCCAGCGGCTGGGAGTTCCGTCAGCTGCACATCTACGCCAACGCCAGCTCCGGCACGAAGACGTGCGACGGCTGCGCCCTGGGCCTGGTGGGCGGCACCGGCGAGGCCACCGGTCCCCACGTGCATGCGGACAACCGCCAGTACGGCACCCGCAAGTCCGCCTGGTACACCAGCAAGGGCACCACCTGCGGCACCACGGGCAACTGCACCACGGTGATCGGCGCCCCCTCGCTGTAA